TCTCACCGGTGGTAATCTGCTTGGTCATCTGGAGGATGTAGGGGCCAACAGGAGAAGCGGGAATGGTAAGAAGCATGGAGATCAAAGAAGCCCAAGCGAAAGCGGGAATTTTTAAGGGAAGAGCTTCCTTGATCTTGACGGAAACGATGGAGATAGCAACGATGATAATCATTCCGATAATAGCATTGACAAGATTGAGCTTTTGGCCGATAGCGGCATAGTGGGTGATAAGAACGGCAGCGCTCAAGAGCACGAGGACTTTAAGTTGGTTCAGGGTTTTGGCAACGAGATTCATAATAGAGCCTCCTTAATCTCACCGGGATGATTTGCGGACAAGAAGCTTATACAGGAAGTTCGCGCAGGGAAGAGCGACAAAAAGATCCATGTACAGACCGGTCACATTGGTCATAATATTTGAAGTGGCAGCAAAGGCGCTAATCTCTTCGGCCATGGCAGGTACCGTAGCGGTAAGAGACTGAGTGGCGGCCGTCATCATGGAGCCGGAACCCATACCACAAGCCATAGCTAAGGCGCGCGGATCAAGTCCGGACATAACGCTAAGAGAACCAAGCAAGCCAAAGAAGATGGAGCCAAAGAGATTACCTACCATATAGGTTCCCATAACGCCGAGACCTTCGGCGGAGTTAATGCCATAGATCTCGCTGATCAGGCCAAGAGTAGGTTCTCGGCAGATACTCACAGTAGCACCTACAGCTTCACGGCGCATGCCGAGGAGCAAAGCGATGGGGAGACCGATGATCATGGTGCCCATGTTGCCAAATTCCTGAAGAACCAGAGCTGGACCGGCAGCAAGCAGCTTGGGAAGGTTAGGCCCCGCAGCTGTGCCCATCTTGACGCCGAGAAGTAGAAGTACCAGCATCATGCTGTTCTCAGCGTACTTTACTTCTTTCTCGCCACAGAATTTCTTGAAAGCAGGAACCGCTCGGCCGAGCACGTCGGGGGTGAAGATAAGGGAGAGCAACATCGTGAAGACCATGGGAATAAAAACGATCTTCCCAGGCCCCACGGGAAAACTGTGGGTGCCAATCATCTCTCCTGCTATAGACAGAAGGGAAATAAGGATAAAGAAGCAGAGAGCTGTCTTTAGACCGAACGTTTGGACGTTATTTTCCTGACCTTTTTCCATTGCCATTTGCGTTTCCTCCTTAGAATAGAATAATGTGACGCTTCATTTTGATGTTTCTGCTTCATAAAGACCTTTACGGTAATGATTCCACAAAGGAAAACTCGTACGGACCTTTTTCAGCTCGTTCAGGTCGATATCGCAGAACTCCATGCTTTCTTCTGTTGCCATGCGAAGCTTTACATCACCCCAAGGCCCCACTACCATAGAATTTGCGTAGGATACATAACATCCCCCTTCGTCGCGTGCAGGGGCGCAGCCTACAGTAAATACTTGAAAATCCTGAGCTCTGCACCGGAAGAGCAGGTCCCAGTGAGCAGGGCCGGTAGTCATATTGAAAGCGGCGGGTACGAAAATGACTTTTGCGCCGCGATTGGCCATGATACGCGACATTTCAGGGAAGCGGAAATCATAGCACACAAGAAGTCCCATCAGACCAAATTCCGTCTCGAAGGTGGTTACCTTGTCTCCGGGAGTCAAAGTGTCGGACTCTCTAAAACGTTGACCACCGGGGACGTCAATATCAAACATGTGGGCCTTGCGATGCGAGGCAAGCTGAGCGCCTTCACGATCGAAGACGAAAGAAGTGTTGTAAACTTTGCCTTCTTCATCAACTTCAGGCATGGAACCGGCTACAAGATAAATGTTGTTTTTTCTAGCCGTCTCGGAAAACTGCAGCCAAGCTTTCCCGCCGGCTTTTTCAGCGTAGAGAGGAAAATTTTTCGTCTGGTAGGGACAGGAGAACATTTCAGGTAATATTGCCATATCGGCCCCACCTTGTTTGGACTGAGCAATGAAAGCACAAGCACGGTCAAGGTTATTCTGTTTGCTGTTGTCGACCCGCAACTGGATCAGTGCGATTTTCATGGGAGTATCCCCTTTACTGAAGTTTGCCACGAGCGAGAACGGGAAGTTCCGCGACCACTTCGCCGCAAGAGGTCAGATAGAGCTTTTCATGAAGGTTGCAAGTGGGACAGATGTGGACGGGGATAATCTCAACCTTGTCGCCGATTTTCACTGCGTCATGGAAGGTTTTGTTATAGATAATGGCGTGCTCGTCATAAACGTCATGGATGTAGACATTGTCGTAGCCCTTGACAGTGCCGAGCCCTTCCGTTGCGGTGATGCCTTGGCTACGGCGCTGCATGGTAATGCCCTTGGCTCCCACGTCGAGAATGACACGCTCAGGCGTAGGACGGCTGATAACCGTTGCGAGCACTGTAGCAGCACAACGAGACAGAGTTCC
The genomic region above belongs to Pyramidobacter piscolens W5455 and contains:
- a CDS encoding DUF3100 domain-containing protein, which translates into the protein MAMEKGQENNVQTFGLKTALCFFILISLLSIAGEMIGTHSFPVGPGKIVFIPMVFTMLLSLIFTPDVLGRAVPAFKKFCGEKEVKYAENSMMLVLLLLGVKMGTAAGPNLPKLLAAGPALVLQEFGNMGTMIIGLPIALLLGMRREAVGATVSICREPTLGLISEIYGINSAEGLGVMGTYMVGNLFGSIFFGLLGSLSVMSGLDPRALAMACGMGSGSMMTAATQSLTATVPAMAEEISAFAATSNIMTNVTGLYMDLFVALPCANFLYKLLVRKSSR
- a CDS encoding carbon-nitrogen hydrolase family protein, which produces MKIALIQLRVDNSKQNNLDRACAFIAQSKQGGADMAILPEMFSCPYQTKNFPLYAEKAGGKAWLQFSETARKNNIYLVAGSMPEVDEEGKVYNTSFVFDREGAQLASHRKAHMFDIDVPGGQRFRESDTLTPGDKVTTFETEFGLMGLLVCYDFRFPEMSRIMANRGAKVIFVPAAFNMTTGPAHWDLLFRCRAQDFQVFTVGCAPARDEGGCYVSYANSMVVGPWGDVKLRMATEESMEFCDIDLNELKKVRTSFPLWNHYRKGLYEAETSK